From Homo sapiens chromosome 14 genomic patch of type FIX, GRCh38.p14 PATCHES HG2526_HG2573_PATCH, one genomic window encodes:
- the OR4N5 gene encoding olfactory receptor 4N5: METQNLTVVTEFILLGLTQSQDAQLLVFVLVLIFYLIILPGNFLIIFTIKSDPGLTAPLYFFLGNLALLDASYSFIVVPRMLVDFLSEKKVISYRSCITQLFFLHFLGAGEMFLLVVMAFDRYIAICRPLHYSTIMNPRACYALSLVLWLGGFIHSIVQVALILHLPFCGPNQLDNFFCDVPQVIKLACTNTFVVELLMVSNSGLLSLLCFLGLLASYAVILCRIREHSSEGKSKAISTCTTHIIIIFLMFGPAIFIYTCPFQAFPADKVVSLFHTVIFPLMNPVIYTLRNQEVKASMRKLLSQHMFC; the protein is encoded by the coding sequence ATGGAAACACAGAACCTCACAGTGGTGACAGAATTCATTCTTCTTGGTCTGACCCAGTCTCAAGATGCTCAACTTCTGGTCTTTGTGCTAGTCTTAATTTTCTACCTTATCATCCTCCCTGGAAATTTCCTCATCATTTTCACCATAAAGTCAGACCCTGGGCTCACAGCCcccctctatttctttctgggCAACTTGGCCTTACTGGATGCATCCTACTCCTTCATTGTGGTTCCCAGGATGTTGGTGGACTTCCTCTCTGAGAAGAAGGTAATCTCCTATAGAAGCTGCATCACTCAGctctttttcttgcattttcttgGAGCGGGAGAGATGTTCCTCCTCGTTGTGATGGCCTTTGACCGCTACATCGCCATCTGCCGGCCTTTACACTATTCAACCATCATGAACCCTAGAGCCTGCTATGCATTATCGTTGGTTCTGTGGCTTGGGGGCTTTATCCATTCCATTGTACAAGTAGCCCTTATCCTGCACTTGCCTTTCTGTGGCCCAAACCAGCTCGATAACTTCTTCTGTGATGTTCCACAGGTCATCAAGCTGGCCTGCACCAATACCTTTGTGGTGGAGCTTCTGATGGTCTCCAACAGTggcctgctcagcctcctgtgcTTCCTGGGCCTTCTGGCCTCCTATGCAGTCATCCTCTGTCGTATAAGGGAGCACTCCTCTGAAGGAAAGAGCAAGGCTATTTCCACATGCACCACCCATATTATCATTATATTTCTCATGTTTGGACCTGCTATTTTCATCTACACTTGCCCCTTCCAGGCTTTCCCAGCTGACAAGGTAGTTTCTCTTTTCCATACTGTCATCTTTCCTTTGATGAACCCTGTTATTTATACGCTTCGCAACCAGGAGGTGAAAGCTTCCATGAGGAAGTTGTTAAGTCAACATATGTTTTGCTga